A stretch of DNA from Melioribacteraceae bacterium 4301-Me:
ATTTTTATATCTAGATTAGGATTTACTCCAACTACATTATATCCTCGTTCAAGCAAAAAACCCGCTATTTCTCTGCTAATCTTAAAAGGGTTTCTCGAAATTCCAACCACAGCTATAGTTTTTGATTCGGTCAATATTTTTTTTATTTGAGAATTCGGTATTGTGTTCATGCGGAGTATTCCTTTTCAGTTTCATAAACACTAACAGGTAAACAACTACAAACTAAATTCCTATCGCCATAAGCATTATTTACCCGTCCAACTGCAGGCCAGAATTTATTTTGTTTTGTGTAAGCAGAAGGAAATGCAGCTTTCTCTCTGCTATATGGATGTTTCCAATCTTCCGATACAATTTCTAATGCGGTATGAGGTGCATTCTTAAGTACATTATTTACTTTATCAGCAACGCCGTTTTCAATCTCCTCAATTTCATTTCTAATAGAAATTAGTGCATCGCAAAATTTATTTAATTCAGTTAAAGATTCACTTTCTGTCGGTTCAACCATTAAAGTACCTGGCACTGGGAAAGAAACAGTAGGTGCATGGTAACCATAGTCCATTAATCTTTTAGCAATATCTTCCACATCAACACCGGTAGTTTGTTTAAATTTTCTCACATCAAAAATTAATTCATGAGCTACAAAACCATTCTTACCTGTGTAAAGAACATTATAGTAGTTTTCCAATTTAGCTTTCAGGTAGTTAGCATTTAAAATTGCAATTTTACTTGCTAAGGTTAAACCATCAGCACCCATCATTTTAATATACGCATAAGAAATAATTAGAATACTTGCACTTCCCCAAGGAGCAGAAGAGACAGCATGAATCGATTTATCGCTGCCAATTTTTACAATTGAATGACCTGGCAAGAATTGAGATAAATATTCAGCAGCAGCAATTGGGCCGGCCCCAGGTCCGCCGCCACCATGAGGAATTGCAAAGGTTTTGTGAAGATTTAAATGACAAACATCGGCACCGATAGTTTTGGGGTTGGTTAATCCTACTTGCGCGTTTAAATTTGCACCATCCATATAAACCAGGCCACCATATCTATGTACAATCTCACATATTTCAACAATATTTTCCTCAAAGACGCCATGAGTAGATGGATAAGTAACCATTAATGCCGAAAGGCTATCTTTATATTGTTCTGCTTTTTGCAGCAAATCAGAAAGGTCAATATTACCATCCTCATCGCATTTAACCACAACAACCTTGTTACCAGCCATTACCGCACTTGCTGGATTAGTACCATGCGCAGAAGATGGAATTAACACTACATTCCTATTAACGTCGCCTCTGCTACGATGATAAGCACGAATAACCATTAAACCTGTGAATTCACCTTGAGCACCAGAGTTAGGCTGAAGCGAAACTGCTGAAAATCCTGTAATTTTTGTTAATTGGTCCTTTAATTTACTAAATAAAATTTGATATCCTTCAGTTTGATCCAATGGAGCAAAAGGGTGAATATCTGAAAACTCCGGCCAAGAAATAGCTATTAATTCAGCTGCAGCATTTAATTTCATTGTGCAAGAACCTAATGGAGTCATGGACGTAGTAAGTGAAAGATCTTTTTGTTCTAAGGACTTAATGTACCGCATCATTTCTGTTTCGGAATAAAAAGAATTAAAAACTGGATGGGTTAAATATTTTGATGTTCTTTTCAGTTCTTCAGGAATATTAACTCTCACAGAACTGGCAATCTCATCGATATCTTTTTCCGAAATAGTAATTTTACTTACGGACTTAAATATTTCTATTAATTCTAATACATCTTCGTATGTTTTGGTCTCATCTAAAGATAGGGTTATGGTAGTCTCATCAACGTAATTTAAATTAATTTCTTTCGACAGTGAGATCTCTTTGATTTTTTGTAAATCTTCATTATGCAATTTTATTTTAAGTGTATCAAAATAAATTTTATTGACTTGATTAAGTCCCAGCAATTGTAATGTTTTATCTAACATTACAGTTAATTTGTGTATTCTTTCAGCAATTGCTTTTATTCCTTTAGGTCCATGATAAACAGCATACATACCTGCCATTATTGCAAGCAGCACTTGAGCTGTGCAAATATTGCTTGTAGCATGTTCTCTTTTAATATGCTGCTCGCGAGTTTGTAAAGCCATTCTTAATGCGTGCCTACCATGTGAATCAATTGAGACACCTATTATTCTGCCGGGAATTTGTCTTTTAAATTCTTCTTTTGTTGCAAAATAAGCTGCATGAGGACCGCCGTATCCCATCGGGACACCAAATCTTTGCGTTGAACCTACAACTACATCAGCTCCAAATTCACCAGGAGGAATAAGCAAAGCTAAGCTTAAGATATCAGCTGCAACAGCTTTGAAAATATTAAGTTGGTCAGCCTGCTTGAATAAATCTCTATAATCATAAATTTGACCATCTTTAGCCGGGTACTGAACTAAGATTCCGAACATCTCGTCTGTTAACTGAATGTTCTTATGGTTCCCTATTTGAATTTTAATTCCTAAGGGTTCAGCGCGTGTAAGAAGGACATCTATTGTTTGGGGAAATACATCTTCGGATACAAAAAATACATTAGAATTTTTCTTATTAGATTTTCTTGAAGAGTAGAGCATCGACATTGCTTCAGCGGCAGCTGTTCCCTCATCTAAAAGTGATGCGTTAGCTATTTGCATTGCAGTTAAATCAATAATCATAGTTTGAAAGTTCAACAATGCTTCAAGTCGACCTTGCGAAATTTCCGGCTGGTATGGTGTGTATTGTGTGTACCATCCAGGATTTTCTAAAATGTTTCTTTTAATTACTGAAGGTGTAATTGTTGGATAGTAGCCCATTCCAATATAGGTCTTGTAAACTTTGTTTTTTTTAGCAATTTCCTTTAAGTGAGATATTAGTTCGAACTCAGTCAAAGGCGGTTCTAACTCTAAAGGACTTTTTAATCTAATTGAGTTAGGGATAGTTTGGTCAATTAGCTCATCTAATGAGCTAACTTTAATTGTTTTTAACATCTCTTTAATATCTTGATTACTTGGACCAATATGACGGTCTAAAAACCTGTCGTAAAATTCAAAGTTATTCATGTTGTTTCTCTATAAGATTATGAGTAAAAATTTTTTTCTTAGGGAAATATAAAGAAAAGGATTGAATTGAAGATTTGAAATAAAAGTTAATTATGGCTTTTTAATTTAATTAATGCATTTTTTGATGCTTCTTGCTCAGCATTTTTTTTATTATTTCCTTTACCAACACCAAATATCTCTCCTGCAATAGAAACCTCCACAGTAAATTCTTTGTTATGTTCTGGTCCTATTTCATTTACTACTTTGTACTTTGGCTGTTCTAACTTTTTAGCATGGGTATATTCTAACAGTTGTCCTTTATAATTAGTATCGACAAAAAAATCTGGATAGTCATTCACTTCACTTAATATCCACTTTGAAATAAATTTTTCAGCATCAGAAATACTTTTTTCTAAATATATAGCTCCTATCAATGCTTCCAGAGCATCTGCTAAAATTGTTTTTAAACCCTCACTAGAATTGCCAATATATTTATTGTTAAACAGGACGATATCTTTTAACCCCATTTTACTGGCAGAAGCATATAGTTTTTCTTTATTCACTAAGAAAGCTCTTTTTTTCGTTAAATAACCTTCATTTTCGTAAGGGAATCTTTTAAATAAGAATTTAGCAGAAATAAGATTTAAGACGGCATCGCCCAAAAACTCTAATCTTTCATTTGATTTTTCAAGATTTGGATATACTTCAAGGTAAGAACGATGTGTAAGTGCTTTTAAAAAAAGCGATTTATTTTTAATTCTGAATCCCAGAACTTTCTGAAGTAAAGATAATTTTCTTTTTTCTTCAGCAGATAATAAAAGTTTACTACGATAATGCGGTATATTTAGGGAAATTATTCTTTTAAGCCAGCTTATCACAACTTATAACTAATTACTCCACAAATTTTTTAAATAACAAAGTAGCATTATGCCCTCCAAAACCAAAAGTGTTGCTAATTGCGTAGTTAATTTCTCTTTCCACTGCAACTTTTGGTGTATAATTTAAATCGCACTCGGGGTCAGGAACATCTAAATTTATTGTAGGAGGTATAAGATTATTTTTAATTGTTAAAATAGTAGCGATAGCTTCAACAGCACCAGCAGCTCCGAGTAAATGCCCTGTCATAGATTTAGTTGAGCTAATTGATAATTTATAAGCGTGGTCACCAAAAACTGTTTTAATAGCTTGGGTTTCATGTAAATCGTTAAGTTCAGTAGAAGTTCCATGTGCGTTAATATAGTCAATTTCATCGGGTTTAACGTTGCCATCTCTTAAAGCTTCTCGCATAGACCTAACAGCACCTTCCCCGCCAGGTGGTGGAGCAGTAATATGAAATGCATCACCGGTTAAGCCTACACCAATAATCTCAGCATAAATTTTTGCATTTCTATTTTTGGCATGTTCCAATTCTTCGAGAATAAGAGTGCCTGCTGCCTCTCCCATAACAAAGCCATTTCTATCTTTATCAAATGGACGCGACGCTTCTAAATATCGGTCGTTCCATGTAGAAAGAGCCCGTGCAGCGTTGAATCCGCCTATTGACATTGGAGTAATTGCAGCTTCAGAGCCACCACAAAAAATTATATCTGCCGAACCCCGTTGAATTAAAATAAAAGCATCGGCTATAGCATGAGATGAGGTTGCACAAGCTGAAGTTGTAGCGTAATTAGGTCCCTTTAACCCATATTTTATTGAAATTTGTCCAGCAGCAATATCTGAAATCATCATTGGTACAAAGAAAGGACTAATTCTTTTTGCTCCACCTTCTATAAAAGCGATATGTTGCTTTTCGAAAGTATCCATTCCCCCTATTCCAGAGCCAAAAATGACTCCTGCTCTTTCCAAATTAATTTTTGATAAGTCAATTTGTGAATCTTCTAATGCCATTGCTGCGGTTGCCAACGCATACTGAGTATAAGGATCCATACGTCGAACTTCTTTTTTATCTATATAAGTTAGCGGGTCAAAATTTTTAATTTCGCAGGCAAATTTAGTGTTGAAATTTGTAGTATCGAATCTTGTAATTAAGCCGGCACCATTTCTGCCCGTTTTAAGTCCCTCCCAAAATTCCTCTAAGTTATTTCCAATGGGGGTTAAGGCGCCCAGACCAGTTATAACAACTCGTCTTTTGCTCATTATTAATCCTTTAAAATTGTTTAAAAACAATGAGAATTCAGCACTTTGTGGTAAAGCTGACATAAACAACTATATAATTACAAAATTAAGTTTATGTCAGCTAATAGTTTTATTGAGCTACTTTCTCTTTCAAATAATTTATTGCATCACCGACAGTAGAAATTTTTTCTGCATCTTCATCTGGGATTGAGATATTGAATGCAGTTTCAAATCCCATTACTAATTCTACGATGTCGAGAGAATCAGCTCCTAAATCATTTGTAAAAGAAGCTTGAGGGGTAATTTGCGACTCCTCAACACCAAGCTTATCCATAATTATTTCTTTAACTTTAGCTTCAATATCCATTTTATTCTCCTTAATTGATTTATAGATTTATTTAGAAAATTAAATGAATTACATTGTCATTCCACCATCAACGGCAATAACTTGGCCTGTAATATAAGACGTTTTTTCATCTGCCAAAAATAATACTAATTTAGCAACATCTTCAGGCCTACCCAGCCTTTTTATGGGGATTGCAGTTAATAACGTTTCTCTTTGTTTGTCATTTAACTTGGAAGTCATGTCAGTTTCAATGTAGCCCGGTGCAATAGCATTAACAGTAATTCCGCGAGATGCAACCTCTCTGGCTGTAGCTTTTGTGAACCCCACAATTCCAGCTTTGGATGCTGCATAGTTTGCTTGACCAGCGTTACCGATTAGCCCAACTACAGATGATATGTTAATTATTCTACCGTATCTTTGTTGAATCATGTATTTTAGCGAGGCTTTAGTGTAGTTAAACACACTTTTCAAATTAATTTTAATTACCTGATCAAAATCTTCCTCAGACATTCTTAAAAGCAAATTGTCGCGTGTTATTCCTGCATTATTTACTAAAACATCAATTCCACCAAATTCTGATGCTATTTTATCGACAATTATTTGTGCATCTTTGTATGAAGATACATCACTTTTAAACGAAATGACTTTTACCTCGCTGTTGCTTAATTCTTTTTTAATTTCCTCAGCACATTCATCACAACTGTTATAAATAAAAGCAATGTGTGAAAAATTAGAAGTATTTTCAGCAGCAAATTCTTTTACTATTGCTCTGCCTATCCCTCTGCTGCCGCCTGTTACTATTACTTTTTGTTTTTTTTCAATCACTAATTTGATTCTCTAATTGAATTCTGAATTAGTCAAGAATAATTTTGTTAATTATATAGTTAAAAATATACAACTCATGGTATTATTTTTCCACTTGTTTATTTTATTAAGAACTAACAACGAAAACTAAAAACAGAGTATTAATTGTTTAGTCAAAATATTTAAAATTTATAAAAGATTACTGATTTACTTTAAAATTAGTTTTTTCTCCTTCTTGCAGTAATTTCAATCTTGTCATATACTCATTTTTATATTCAACAAGCTCCTCATAGTCTTTTTCGCCAAAGAAATATATTAATTCATCCTTGCAACATTCAAAAACTGTAGACAATTGATTTTCTGCTCTGCTGCAATAATGCATTCTGGCAATATGTTCGTCGTCAACAGTTAATACACCATCACAAATTACAAGTGGGAATAAAATACAATACAAAGGTTTATATTTCCATTTAAACTCACCATCTTTCATTGCGATTTTTTGAAGAGTGCAAAAACCTTCTTTATCTAAAAATACACATTTGCCATTGTGAACTTGAGTGCCTACTGCAACACCGGATTCAAAATCTGCATCTTCTTCTGGTTGCTCAAACCACAGATTAACGTCTTTTGTCTGAGAATCATCCATTTCTTTAATAATTCTATCCTTATGTTGAATTATTTTCTCGTATTCTTTTTTGTCTGTGTAGACACCATAATAGCAGCACTCACCAGAGCAAATACAAACATTGCATGCTCTTACAAATTTAAAGGTAAAAATAATTGGATCTATCCAAATTCCTTTAATTTTTTTTTCGTATTTATCTTTCATTATAAATACCTTTCAACGTCAGCGTATTTATCAATGCCGCTGATTTTTACATCTGGATTAATTCGCTTAACTAAACCTTGTAAAACTTTTCCAGGTCCTATTTCTACAAACTCGTCTATTCCATCATTTATCATATTTTTTATTGTATCCTCCCAAAGCACTGGCGAAGTTAGCTGCTCGGCTAACAATTCTTTTATATTATCCTTAGAAGTAACAGGTGTGGCTGTTACATTAGAATAAACTGGGATTTTTGCATTATAAAAAGGTGTTTGTTCAAGTTTAGCTTTTAATTTTATTTTTGCTGGTTCCATTAGTGGGGAATGAAATGCCCCGCTAACTACTAATTCTCTAACTAACTTAGCTCCAGCTTCCTTGCATAAATCCATAGCAAAGTGAACGCCATCAACTGAGCCAGAAATTACAACTTGTGAAGGCGAATTGAAATTAGCGCATTGTACAATTCCTTTTACGGAAGCCTTGTTGCATATTTCTATTAAAATCTCATTAGAAAGTCCAACAACAGCTGCCATTGTACCTGGCTGTTCAATTCCACATTGCTGCATAGCCTTACCTCGATAATAGACCAGCTTAACTGCTTCATAAAATTGAATTGCATCAGCTGCGACTAAAGCCGAGTATTCACCTAACGAATGCCCAGCAACAGCATGGGGTTCAAGTGTTCGTATTAGACTTGCGAGTACAATGCTGTGAACAAAAATTGCTGGTTGAGTAATTTCTGTTTGTTTCAACTGCTCTTCTGGTCCATTAAACATAAAATGAGATAAAGAAACACCTATTGCTTCTTCTGCAGTTTTAATCATTTCTTGGGCTTCAACTGAGTTGTCATAAATATCTTTAGCCATGCCAACGTATTGTGAGCCTTGTCCCGGAAACAAAAAAGCTCTTTTACCCATCAGTCAATGCTCCAAGTTAAGTAAATAGAACCCCAAGTATAACCAGCACCGAAAGCTGCTAATATTAAATTATCACCTTTTTTAACTTTTCCATTGCGATAGTATTCAGTGAGACACAATGGAATTGTAGCAGCAGTTGTATTTCCATATTTATCAATATTTATCATAACTTTATCGCGTGAAATTCCCATTCTTTCTGCTGTTGCATCGATTATCCTTAAATTAGCTTGATGTGGCACTAAATAAGCCACATCTTCAGGTTTTAATCCATTTTTCTTCATTATTTCGTAAGAAACATCTGCCATTCCTTTTACAGCGGCTTTGAAGACTGTTTTTCCTTCTTGATAAATGTAATGCCATCTTTTTTCAACTGTTTCTTTTGTAGCAGGATACAAACTACCTCCTGCTTTCATGTGAAGAACATCCTTTCCGCTTCCATCGCAAAAAAGTAATGAATCTTTAATTCCGTATCTCAAATCGCTTGTAGGTTCAAGCAAAACGGCTGAAGCTGCATCACCAAAAAGAATACAGTTATTACGGTCTGTATAATCAGTAATAGAGCTCATTTTATCTGAACCAACAACAATTACTTTTTTATAAGCACCACTCTGAATTAAAGCAGCACCAGTTTGAAGTGCAAATAAAAACCCAGAACAAGCAGCAGATAAATCGAAACCCCAAGCATTTTTTGCACCTATTTTTTCTTGAACTAAGCATGCAGTAGCTGGAAAAAACATATCAGGTGTTACTGTAGCAACAATTATTACGTCAATTTCTTCCGGTTTAATATTGGTAGTACTCAACAAATCTTTAATTGCAAAAGCTGCCATGTCACTTGATGCACCATTTTCAATTATTCTTCTCTCTTTTATTCCTGTACGACTTACTATCCATTCATCTGTTGTATCCACAATCGATTCAAAATATTTATTATCTAATATTTTGTCTGGTACATACATTCCAACCGCAGTAATAGTAGCATTTATTTTCTTATTTTCCGCTTGCATAATTTTTTAATGCGTCCTCCATTTTCTGAATAAGATTTTTTTCGTACATCTCTTTAGCTCTAAAAACCATATTTTTAATTGCTAAGGGTGAACTTGAGCCGTGACCAATAATGCTAATTCCGTTTACCCCCAAAAGAGGTACCCCGCCATAAGTTTGATAATCTATATCAGCAAGAGCTGACTTAAAAACATTTTTTACTACCAAAGCTTTTAATTTATTAACTAAATTGGCATTTGCATATTTTCGTATTTTAGTTTTTAAGAATCCAATAAAACTTTCACCAAATTTCAATAGTATATTACCTACAAAACCATCGCAAACAACAATATCAGTTTTACCTTTTAATATATCTCTGCCTTCAACATTTCCAACGAAATTTAAGTTAGATTTTTTAAGAAGTGAGTAAGCAGTCAAACTTACCTCATTTCCTTTCGATTCTTCTTCCCCCACATTTAGTAAACCCACCGAAGGATTTTTTACTCCGTAAATTTCCTTAGAAAAAATGGTGCCCATAACAGCATATTCAAACAAATGTGTTGCTTTACTATCAACACTTGCACCAGCATCGAAGACGAGGCAAACTTTGCCAGTCTCTGTTGGAAAAGATGCACCTATAGTTGGTCTGCCAACTCCTGGAATTCTACCAATAATTAAAGTTGACACTGCAAGCATTGCCCCGGTATTACCTGCACTCACAAAAGCATCCGCTTTACCATCTCTGACGAGTTTAGCACCTACTACCAAAGATGAATTTGGTTTAGATTTAATAGCGTTTATTGGAGATTCATTCATTTCAACTACATCATCGGCATGTACAATCATATTTTCACTTAAGACAATATTGAGCTGTTGCGCAGTTTGAAGTACCTTACTTTTATTACCGACTAACAACAATTCAAAATCAGCAGATTCTTTCAGGGCATCCAACGAGCCCAACAGTTCATTTTGAGGGGCAAAATCACCCCCCATTGCATCAACAGCAACCACACATTTTTTCTTATTAAAAGAATTTACCATTTAAGACTTGTTTATGATTCAGGTACAAACATTGATCTGCCAGCATAATAGCCGCAGTTTGGGCATGCTCTATGACTTAATTTAAGTTCACCACAGTTGGAACACCTACTAAGCGAAGGTACTTGAGCTTTGTAATGGGTTCTTCTTTTATCTCTTCTTGATTTAGACATTTTTCGTTTCGGATTTGGCATTTTATATCCTTTCTTTAGTTTTAATAAATTTTTATGTGTAAAAGATTTATGTAGTTTTAAGCAAATTTTTTAATGGTAGCCAAACTTCATTTTCTATCTGTTGCTCACATTTACATTGCATCTCATTCAAGTTAGCACCACACTTACTACATAAACCCTTGCAATCTTCTTTGCATAGTATTTTCATTGGTACCGAAAGTTTTGTATACTCAACAACATCGTCGGTTAAATCAATTTTATCACTATCTGGCAAAAGAAACTTAATGTTTTCATCATCAGAAATTCTCTTCGATTTTGAAAACAAATATGAAAGAAAATAATGGCTGTGTAATTCTTTATTAAATTCACTATTACATCTATCACAAATGAGCTTAGCATAAGCTGTAACATTACAATCCAAAATAATCTGATGTGATGATTTATCCATCCGGCATTGCAACACCACATTACCAAGAAAAGCAGAACCCAATTTTAATTTTTCTGCTGGTTCGACAAACTCAAGTTCATGAATACCATCAGAAAAATTGGTATATTTTATTATCATCTATGCAATTAATTTAAAATTAATGGCAAAATATAAATATAGAGTGGTTTATAAGCAAGAAAGTTACATTCTGGTGCTTTATAATACAGTTGTTATAAAATAGCTGATAAGTAATAAGTAATTAAGTTCACCTAAAATATTTTTTCGATTATGTCCATCATTGCATCTTTGTTAGCAGCTGCCCTTCCAATGTTGATTTATCTTATTATAATTTGGAAAATGGACAAATACGAACGTGAACCACTAATAAACGTGATAGTTCATTTTTTGTGGGGTGCCTTCGGAGCAATTTTCTTTGCTGTAGCTGGTTCATCTTTTTTTAATTTTCTTTTTGCTACAAAAAACAATACGCCTCCCTTAATTGTTCAGTCAGTAATTTTTGCACCATTTACAGAAGAAATTGCCAAAGGTTCATTCCTTTTAAAAACTGTGACTGATAAAAAATTCGACAATCTAATCGATGGATTAGTTTACGGAGGAGCAATTGGTTTGGGATTTGGTATGACAGAAAATTTTATTTATTACTTATCGTATGGTACAACATTTTATGCATGGCTGCAATTGGTTATAATTCGTTCAGGCTTTTCGGCTGTTATGCACTGTATTTCGACTGCTGCATTAGGCGCATTTTTAGCAATAGCAAAATTTTCCGAAAACTCAATAAAATTTCTTTTGCCAATATTTGGGTTCCTAATTGCGATGGTCATTCATTCAATCTGGAATTTAAGCGTAAGCTTTGTAAACACATATATTTGGGGGACAATATTTATATTTCTTCTGATAATCTTCTTCATATCATTGTTTAAATTTTTCATTGTGAAAGAAAGAAAAATAATTTTGCGAGAATTGACCGAAGAAGCTAACATGAACTTAA
This window harbors:
- a CDS encoding PrsW family intramembrane metalloprotease, translated to MLIYLIIIWKMDKYEREPLINVIVHFLWGAFGAIFFAVAGSSFFNFLFATKNNTPPLIVQSVIFAPFTEEIAKGSFLLKTVTDKKFDNLIDGLVYGGAIGLGFGMTENFIYYLSYGTTFYAWLQLVIIRSGFSAVMHCISTAALGAFLAIAKFSENSIKFLLPIFGFLIAMVIHSIWNLSVSFVNTYIWGTIFIFLLIIFFISLFKFFIVKERKIILRELTEEANMNLIPFSHLSILSSKSRLKKGWIDERIRKLYVRTAIKLAFRKAQFKISNGYKKLYYENEIKQCRNLISDLLSTNIK